The Impatiens glandulifera chromosome 8, dImpGla2.1, whole genome shotgun sequence genome includes a window with the following:
- the LOC124912626 gene encoding trafficking protein particle complex subunit 13 → MSSTATQAPHSLAFRVMRLCRPSFHVETPLRFDPFDLIAGEDLFDDPIAAAHFPRLLANQSVSSKSNDSDFTYRSRFLLQEPSDAMGLPGLLVVPQAFGAIYLGETFSSYISINNSSTFEARDVIIKAEIQTERQRILLLDTSKSPVESIRAGGRYDFIVEHDVKELGAHTLVCTALYSDGDGERKYLPQFFKFIVANPLSVRTKVRVVKDNTFLEACIENHTKSNLYMNQVDFEPAQHWSATILNADNHDVENTALTKDDEIFKQPILIKSGGGIQNFLYQLKSSSQGASPLKVDGSNILGKLQITWRTNLGEPGRLQTQQILGNPIARKEIELQAVEVPTSIILEEPFVVHWNLSNQTDRSLGPFEIWLSQSELPDEKTVMVNGLQTLALPQVDASGSINFQLNLIATKVGVQKITGITVFDTTEKRTYDLLPDLEIFVDLS, encoded by the exons ATGAGTAGTACTGCTACGCAGGCTCCGCACTCGTTGGCCTTCAGGGTCATGAGATTATGCCGTCCCTCTTTTCACGTGGAAACCCCTCTTCGATTCGACCCATTTGATCTTATTGCCGGAGAGGATCTCTTCGACGACCCTATCGCCGCCGCCCATTTCCCTCGTCTTCTCGCTAATCAATCTGTCTCTTCCAAATCAAATGATTCCGATTTCACCTATCGCTCTAGATTCCTCCTCCAGGAACCCTCCGACGCAATGGGTCTTCCTGGTCTCCTCGTTGTACCTCAGGCTTTTGG GGCTATATATCTGGGTGAAACATTCAGTAGTTATATTAGTATCAATAACAGCTCGACTTTTGAAGCTAGGGATGTTATAATTAAG GCAGAAATTCAAACAGAAAGACAAAGGATATTGCTTTTGGATACCTCGAAATCTCCAGTTGAATCAATTCGAGCAGGGGGGCGATATGATTTTATAGTGGAGCATGATGTTAAAGAACTAGGTGCACACAC GCTTGTTTGTACTGCTCTCTACAGTGATGGAGATGGTGAGCGCAAGTACCTCCCGCAGTTCTTCAAGTTTATTGTTGCAAATCCTCTCTCAGTTAGGACCAAG GTCCGTGTTGTGAAG GATAATACATTCTTGGAAGCCTGTATAGAGAATCATACAAAATCAAACCTATATATGAATCAAGTGGATTTTGAGCCAGCTCAACACTGGAGTGCAACAATACTCAATGCGGACAATCATGATGTTGAGAATACTGCGTTGACAAA AGATGACGAGATATTCAAGCAGCCCATTCTGATCAAATCTGGCGGAGGAATTCAGAATTTTCTTTATCAGTTGAAATCGTCATCACAGGGAGCTTCTCCTTTGAAAGTTGATGGAAGTAATATCCTCGGAAAGCTTCAAATTACATGGCGTACCAATTTGGGTGAGCCAGGTCGCTTGCAAACTCAGCAGATTTTGGGTAAT CCCATTGCAAGGAAAGAAATTGAGTTGCAGGCAGTGGAAGTTCCAACAAGTATTATACTGGAAGAACCTTTTGTG GTGCATTGGAACCTATCAAACCAAACTGATAGGTCTTTGGGTCCGTTTGAGATTTGGTTATCTCAAAGTGAATTGCCCGATGAGAAAACTGTCATGGTTAATGGTCTTCAGACATTG GCTTTACCACAAGTTGACGCTTCAGGGAGTATAAATTTCCAGTTG AACCTTATTGCAACAAAAGTTGGTGTTCAGAAGATTACAGGTATAACTGTGTTTGACACAACTGAAAAGAGAACATACGATCTGCTCCCTGATTTAGAG ATTTTTGTTGATTTGAGTTAA